A single Pieris rapae chromosome 2, ilPieRapa1.1, whole genome shotgun sequence DNA region contains:
- the LOC111004052 gene encoding von Willebrand factor D and EGF domain-containing protein-like, which translates to MYRILFLLGSLISVECQVCTKRVMSSRWVPQTYVKTYRENYRAQCWYGSCTRSRLATYVDSKWVQKIFVENKKTCCDGYIQMDNDELEDNIQCNPICIPACKNGYCDKPGECKCNDGYFFKTHSTYECLPSCKNDCGRGHCSAPETCECDFGYVFQNKTCQPICNEPCINGTCIAPDTCECNIGYRKSEDNTCAPYCFKGCTHGTCVSPEVCQCVAGFKKSEDECVPHCDSDCGYYGNCTAPNECTCIEGYKVENKTCIPHCDGACDHGKCIAPNTCECDDGWSNVSGVCQPICSIPCQNGTCIGPDECLCETGYVKAENGSCTPYCAECDHGKCIAPNTCECDDGWSNVSGVCQPICSIPCQNGTCIGPDECLCETGYVKAENGSCTPYCAECDHGKCIAPNTCECDDGWSNVSGVCQPICTILCQNGTCIGPDECLCETGYVKAENGSCTPYCAECDHGRCVAPDVCECDDGWVKNNSTCTALCKTPCGEGICVQPNVCNCSSGYKQDIRAIDGEICVPDCDLCNNTCVEPECVCDYPCCNSVDCIKIYRTEGTTTVEDSTSTENYTNSTNYMNTTTSIDNSVIYYDDISTDNISTTDKEELLKQTKDEHAGYPFWVYFLLLGLILVAPFSVYIIIFASRKKMKHYFKGGSYEIDDRYPRCKDLTIPQSMSGSLSSILSYSDIKNRKEAVDQ; encoded by the exons GAGCAGTCGATGGGTTCCACAAACTTATGTGAAGACGTACAGGGAAAATTATCGTGCCCAATGCTGGTATGGGAGTTGTACGAGGTCGAGGCTAGCTACCTATGTAGACAGCAAGTGGGTCCAG AAAATTTTTGTCGAAAATAAGAAGACGTGTTGCGATGGTTATATTCAAATGGATAATGACGAACTAGAAGATAA catCCAATGTAATCCTATTTGTATACCAGCTTGTAAAAATGGCTATTGTGACAAACCGGGAGAATGCAAGTGCAACGATGGTTATTTCTTCAAAACTCACAGCACCTATGAATGCCTGCCATCCTGTAAAAATGATTGTGGACGAGGCCATTGTAGTGCGCCAGAAACATGCGAATGTGACTTCGGATAcgtttttcaaaacaaaacatgtcaACCAATTTGCAATGAGCCCTGTATAAATGGGACTTGCATCGCACCAGATACCTGTGAATGTAATATTGGCTATCGTAAGTCTGAGGACAATACTTGTGCACCATATTGTTTTAAGGGATGTACACACGGAACATGTGTTAGCCCAGAAGTTTGCCAATGCGTCGCTGGATTCAAAAAGTCTGAAGATGAATGTGTACCACATTGTGATAGTGATTGTGGATATTATGGTAACTGTACTGCACCAAACGAATGTACATGTATTGAAGGATATAaagtagaaaataaaacttgtataCCGCACTGCGACGGCGCGTGCGATCATGGCAAATGTATTGCTCCAAATACGTGTGAATGCGACGATGGTTGGTCCAATGTTTCTGGTGTTTGTCAACCAATTTGTTCAATCCCTTGTCAAAATGGTACTTGTATTGGGCCAGATGAGTGTCTGTGCGAAACTGGGTATGTGAAAGCTGAAAATGGTTCCTGCACTCCTTATTGTGCAGAATGTGATCATGGCAAATGTATTGCTCCAAATACGTGTGAATGCGACGATGGTTGGTCCAATGTTTCTGGTGTTTGTCAACCAATTTGTTCAATCCCTTGTCAAAATGGTACTTGTATTGGGCCAGATGAGTGTCTGTGCGAAACTGGGTATGTGAAAGCTGAAAATGGTTCCTGCACTCCTTATTGTGCAGAATGTGATCATGGCAAATGTATTGCTCCAAATACGTGTGAATGCGACGATGGTTGGTCCAATGTTTCTGGTGTTTGTCAACCAATTTGTACAATCCTTTGTCAAAATGGTACTTGTATTGGGCCAGATGAGTGTCTGTGCGAAACTGGGTATGTGAAAGCTGAAAATGGTTCCTGCACTCCTTATTGTGCAGAATGTGATCATGGACGATGCGTTGCTCCTGATGTTTGTGAATGTGATGATGGTTGGGTCAAAAATAACTCAACCTGTACTGCGTTATGTAAAACACCTTGTGGAGAGGGCATCTGTGTGCAACCAAATGTGTGTAATTGTAGTTCAGGATATAAACAAGACATTCGAGCAATAGACGGTGAAATTTGTGTTCCTGACTGTGACTTATGTAATAATACATGTGTGGAACCTGAATGTGTGTGTGATTATCCATGTTGCAACAGTGTggattgtattaaaatatatcgcaCGGAAGGGACAACAACGGTAGAAGACAGTACGTCTACggaaaattatacaaatagtaCAAACTACATGAATACAACAACGAGTATAGATAATTCTGTAATCTATTATGATGATATATCAACTGACAATATTTCGACCACAGACAAAGAAGaactattaaaacaaacaaaagacgaGCATGCAGG atatcCATTCTGGGTGTATTTTCTTCTCCTAGGCCTAATTTTAGTAGCACCATTTTctgtgtatattataatttttgcaaGCAGAAAAAAGATGAAGCACTATTTTAAAGGTGGTAGCTATGAAATAGATG ATCGCTACCCTCGATGCAAGGATTTGACAATACCTCAATCTATGTCTGGCAGCTTATCTTCGATTCTTTCATACTCTGATATTAAGAACAGAAAAGAAGCGGTTGATCAGTAG